One genomic segment of Nocardia spumae includes these proteins:
- a CDS encoding cation:proton antiporter has translation MVLLAEASSESGPSAIVSLFWIALAAMAAPLIARLLRGYVPDVVVLLLCGMAIGPFGLHWADSAGGVDLLAELGLGMLFLLAGYELDPALLRGRSGRLAWSTWVCCLLFALALVALSAPEADFTAHIAVAIAMTSTALGTLLPIVKQAGELDRPLGRAVLAHGAVGELAPVVAMSLLLTSRSVGAAAVILVLFLMAAGLVGLLPRRMLDRVPGFGRVLTELSGGTAQLPVRAVFLLLMILMAVAEVFDLDVVLGAFAAGVILRRLIAAGHPEVGPSLETVGYGVLIPIFFVDSGMGIDIGAVIGEPVLWLAFVASIGVARGMPVWLSERFVAHGANLASGRERARLALYAATGLPIIVAVTQVATGAGLMGQKLASTLVAAGATTVLLFPLIARVIGGTGASGQRSGNAAQPADPGDGPHSP, from the coding sequence ATGGTGCTGCTTGCCGAGGCGTCATCGGAATCCGGTCCATCGGCGATCGTTTCGTTGTTCTGGATCGCGCTGGCCGCGATGGCGGCGCCGTTGATCGCGCGGTTGCTGCGCGGATATGTCCCCGATGTGGTGGTACTGCTGCTGTGCGGTATGGCCATCGGGCCGTTCGGACTGCACTGGGCCGATTCGGCGGGTGGTGTGGATCTGCTCGCCGAACTGGGCCTGGGCATGCTGTTCCTGCTGGCCGGCTACGAACTGGATCCGGCACTGCTGCGCGGGCGATCCGGGCGGCTGGCCTGGTCGACCTGGGTGTGCTGCCTGTTGTTCGCGCTGGCGCTGGTGGCGCTGTCGGCGCCGGAGGCCGATTTCACCGCCCATATCGCGGTGGCCATCGCGATGACCTCGACCGCGCTGGGCACGTTGCTGCCGATCGTCAAGCAGGCCGGGGAGCTGGACCGCCCGCTCGGGCGGGCCGTGCTCGCCCACGGCGCGGTGGGGGAGCTGGCGCCCGTGGTCGCGATGTCGCTGCTGCTGACCAGTCGCAGCGTGGGTGCGGCGGCCGTGATCCTGGTGCTGTTTCTGATGGCGGCCGGGCTGGTGGGACTGCTGCCGCGGCGCATGCTCGACCGGGTGCCGGGATTCGGCCGGGTGCTGACCGAATTGAGCGGTGGTACCGCGCAATTGCCGGTGCGTGCGGTATTCCTGCTGCTGATGATTCTGATGGCCGTCGCCGAGGTCTTCGATCTGGATGTCGTGCTGGGCGCCTTCGCGGCCGGTGTGATCCTGCGCCGGCTCATCGCCGCGGGACATCCCGAAGTCGGTCCGTCCCTCGAGACTGTCGGATACGGCGTGCTCATCCCGATCTTCTTCGTCGACTCCGGTATGGGGATCGATATCGGCGCCGTGATCGGCGAACCGGTGCTGTGGCTGGCCTTCGTGGCGTCGATCGGGGTTGCCCGAGGTATGCCGGTGTGGCTGAGCGAACGGTTCGTGGCGCACGGAGCGAATCTGGCCTCGGGACGGGAACGGGCGCGACTGGCGTTGTACGCGGCCACCGGGCTCCCGATCATCGTGGCTGTCACCCAGGTGGCGACCGGTGCCGGACTGATGGGGCAGAAACTGGCATCGACCCTGGTAGCAGCCGGGGCGACCACAGTATTGCTGTTCCCTCTGATCGCCCGCGTGATCGGTGGCACCGGTGCTTCCGGCCAGCGATCCGGCAATGCGGCGCAGCCCGCAGATCCCGGCGACGGGCCACATTCGCCATAA
- a CDS encoding NAD(P)-dependent alcohol dehydrogenase, translating to MKALQYVTVGSEPEVREIPTPEPGPGEVLLKVTAAGVCHSDDFVMSMPIEAFGFDLPLTLGHEGAGTVAAVGDGVRGLDLGTNVVVYGPWGCGTCWFCAQGLENYCSRAAELGIFPPGLGAPGAIAEYLIVDSPRHLVPIGDLDPVATVPLTDAGLTPYHAIKRSLGKLRPGSWAVVIGSGGLGHVAIQLLRHLSSARVIALDVSEDKLAFAKSVGAHEAVLSDAEAADNVRKITGAAGASLVLDFVGYQPTVDTAMAVAGVDSDVTIVGLGDGKAAARVGFGISPYEASVNSPYWGSRSELIELIDLAHDGVLDIAVERFTLDDGPEAYRRLAAGTLRGRAVIVP from the coding sequence ATGAAGGCACTGCAGTACGTCACCGTGGGGTCCGAACCGGAGGTACGCGAAATCCCTACGCCCGAACCGGGTCCCGGCGAGGTTCTGCTGAAGGTGACCGCGGCCGGAGTCTGCCATTCCGATGATTTCGTGATGTCGATGCCGATCGAGGCGTTCGGTTTCGATCTGCCGCTGACCCTGGGGCATGAGGGCGCGGGCACGGTCGCCGCGGTCGGCGACGGGGTGCGGGGGCTGGACCTGGGAACCAACGTCGTCGTCTACGGCCCCTGGGGCTGCGGCACCTGCTGGTTCTGCGCCCAGGGCCTGGAGAACTACTGTTCACGCGCCGCGGAATTGGGCATCTTCCCGCCCGGACTGGGCGCGCCCGGAGCCATCGCCGAATACCTCATCGTCGACTCGCCGCGCCACCTCGTGCCGATCGGCGATCTCGATCCGGTGGCTACGGTGCCGCTCACCGATGCGGGGCTCACCCCCTATCACGCGATCAAAAGGTCGCTGGGCAAACTGCGCCCCGGTTCCTGGGCCGTGGTGATCGGCAGCGGCGGACTCGGCCACGTGGCCATCCAGTTGCTACGGCACCTGTCCTCGGCGCGTGTCATCGCCCTCGATGTCAGCGAGGACAAACTGGCGTTCGCGAAATCGGTCGGTGCGCACGAGGCCGTGCTGTCCGATGCCGAGGCCGCCGACAACGTCCGTAAGATCACCGGGGCCGCGGGAGCGAGCCTCGTGCTGGACTTCGTCGGCTATCAGCCGACCGTCGACACGGCCATGGCGGTAGCGGGCGTCGATTCGGATGTGACGATCGTCGGCCTCGGTGACGGAAAGGCCGCGGCGCGAGTCGGATTCGGCATCAGCCCCTACGAGGCATCGGTGAACTCGCCGTACTGGGGTTCGCGTAGCGAGCTCATCGAACTCATCGATCTCGCGCACGACGGCGTGCTCGATATCGCCGTCGAACGCTTCACCCTCGACGACGGACCGGAGGCGTATCGCCGGCTCGCGGCGGGAACGTTGCGCGGGCGCGCGGTGATCGTGCCCTGA